The window GGAAATGGAAGGTAAAGGTGTAAACGGTGGAGGAACTGTCGGACTTGTAGTTGAAGCTCAGAACAAGAAAGGTCCAAATATATCCAGTTCAAATACTCTTTCTCAGGCACATGAATAGAAACGCCTCCGTCTACCTCCCTAGAATTTTATCTCTGTGCTTAAATCGTCCATCCCGCTTAATCTGCCCATGGAAATCCTTTGCCCAGTGCAAATGATAAGAATCCCCTAGCTCTGTGAACAACTTGACAGACGTCTCCTGATCCTCCAAATTCTCAGAGTGATTGAACGGCGAGTACAAATATCGTTTCTGGGTATCGGGCATTTTCTTATCCCAGCCCTTGTCTACTGCGTGTCGCGCAACCCCAATTGCTTTGGTGTCTGTCGCATATGCTTGCGGGGTGTCTCGAAAGATGTTGCGGGGTATTTggtcgagaagaagaatcagAGCCAGAGCCCCTTCACCACTTCCGGTGTCTTTCCATTCATCTAGAGTGCC of the Penicillium psychrofluorescens genome assembly, chromosome: 1 genome contains:
- a CDS encoding uncharacterized protein (ID:PFLUO_002077-T1.cds;~source:funannotate) translates to MKRIMTIKSYDKVLDFWFGPKSSADYLKPKSFWYGSPTDDAYVRTHLGDCYEAARNGTLDEWKDTGSGEGALALILLLDQIPRNIFRDTPQAYATDTKAIGVARHAVDKGWDKKMPDTQKRYLYSPFNHSENLEDQETSVKLFTELGDSYHLHWAKDFHGQIKRDGRFKHRDKILGR